One genomic region from Chthonomonas calidirosea T49 encodes:
- a CDS encoding glycosyltransferase, with product MKIGMYTTVGDRCGIAAYTQALVNALRLLPETEVEIVPITEGKQSRGHYLAIAERLNADDIDVVHVQHEHSFWGGILPGHSAYWEFRYLITKPIVLTAHTTYTAEEMLRYRTERRLLKKLAKWVLLRNHAWVDSVQVAPFVTAVTIVHTEEAKQQLVGRGADPKFIHVLPAGVPEVVAATTGGEAFRRRFGLEGYRLITIFGYTAPNKGYELTLKLLPSLPEDVKLVIAGGPRNAAMEPYFAQLVRAIESSGERHRVIVTGYLPDEEVAEAMAASTVVLAPHTEATGSYSVTIPLAYGKAVLASDLACFREIVGRIACLELFRSGDVEDCRRHLHRLLNDESRRATLERLAKEYAERYSWPRIAQQTRCIYEEAIQVYAPVYRRPYTLVGKRGPS from the coding sequence ATGAAAATCGGGATGTACACCACCGTTGGCGATCGCTGTGGCATCGCAGCCTATACACAAGCTTTGGTCAATGCGTTGCGTTTGTTGCCTGAAACGGAAGTAGAAATTGTGCCCATTACCGAGGGAAAGCAGTCGAGGGGGCACTATTTAGCGATTGCGGAGCGGCTTAACGCGGACGATATTGATGTGGTACATGTGCAGCACGAGCACAGTTTTTGGGGCGGGATTTTGCCTGGGCATTCGGCATATTGGGAGTTTCGGTATCTCATCACGAAGCCGATCGTGCTGACGGCCCATACGACCTACACTGCAGAGGAGATGCTGCGTTACCGCACGGAGCGGCGCCTATTGAAAAAGCTGGCGAAGTGGGTTCTACTACGTAATCATGCATGGGTAGATAGTGTACAGGTAGCCCCCTTTGTCACAGCGGTTACCATCGTTCACACGGAAGAGGCCAAGCAGCAGCTAGTGGGGCGAGGGGCCGATCCGAAGTTCATACACGTCTTGCCGGCAGGTGTGCCGGAAGTTGTTGCGGCCACTACGGGTGGCGAAGCTTTTCGACGCCGTTTTGGGCTGGAGGGCTATCGTTTGATCACCATTTTTGGTTATACAGCTCCTAATAAGGGCTATGAGTTGACATTAAAGCTGCTCCCCTCTTTACCGGAGGACGTTAAGCTTGTTATTGCCGGTGGGCCTCGAAACGCTGCGATGGAACCCTATTTCGCCCAGTTGGTAAGGGCTATAGAGTCATCGGGGGAACGGCATAGGGTGATCGTAACAGGTTATCTACCGGATGAGGAAGTGGCTGAGGCGATGGCAGCAAGCACGGTGGTGCTGGCTCCTCATACCGAAGCAACCGGTTCTTACTCCGTCACAATTCCGTTGGCTTACGGAAAGGCCGTGTTAGCGTCGGATTTGGCCTGTTTTCGAGAGATCGTGGGCCGTATTGCCTGTTTAGAGCTATTTCGCTCAGGAGATGTGGAGGACTGCCGCAGGCATCTGCACCGGTTGTTGAACGATGAATCGAGGAGGGCAACTTTAGAGCGGTTGGCAAAGGAGTATGCAGAGCGTTACTCTTGGCCGCGTATTGCCCAACAGACGCGGTGCATCTACGAGGAGGCAATACAGGTTTATGCGCCTGTTTATCGAAGGCCATACACCCTGGTAGGTAAGAGGGGCCCCTCTTAG
- the metF gene encoding methylenetetrahydrofolate reductase [NAD(P)H] — translation MHICDIFAAHRTTFSFEFFPPHTPKGWEQLFKTIEDLMPLRPSFVSVTYGAGGSTREKTHELVVRIKEQIGCEPIPHLTCVCHTEEEIHAILQRYAAHGISNIMALSGDIPRDKPHHDRTKDAFRYAAELVRFIRKFNESGLHPDPRGFGIGVAGYPEGHPDTPNRLKEMDYLKAKVDAGANYIVTQLFFDNRDFYDFRERCELAGIHVPIIAGIMPITSISNMERIAELARGSRIPAGLLRAVRRCGDNEEYVRRVGIQWATEQCRDLLDNHVRGIHFYTLNQSSATREIYANLGARDSSALET, via the coding sequence ATGCACATCTGCGACATCTTTGCCGCACATCGCACAACCTTTAGTTTTGAGTTCTTTCCACCGCATACCCCAAAAGGTTGGGAGCAGCTTTTCAAAACAATCGAAGACCTAATGCCCCTGCGTCCCTCTTTTGTTTCGGTTACCTACGGAGCAGGTGGGTCTACCCGAGAAAAAACCCACGAACTGGTGGTGCGTATTAAAGAGCAAATCGGCTGCGAACCTATACCGCATCTTACCTGCGTTTGTCATACGGAAGAAGAGATACACGCGATCCTCCAACGCTATGCCGCACACGGCATCTCCAATATCATGGCGCTCTCGGGGGATATCCCCCGTGATAAGCCTCATCACGACCGCACTAAAGATGCCTTTCGTTACGCTGCTGAACTTGTTCGTTTCATTCGAAAATTTAACGAAAGTGGCCTCCACCCAGATCCGCGTGGCTTCGGCATCGGCGTTGCAGGCTATCCAGAAGGACACCCCGATACCCCAAATCGCCTTAAAGAGATGGACTACCTGAAGGCTAAAGTGGATGCGGGCGCTAACTATATAGTAACCCAACTCTTCTTCGACAATCGTGATTTCTACGATTTTCGTGAACGTTGTGAGCTAGCAGGTATTCATGTTCCGATCATCGCCGGCATTATGCCTATAACCTCCATTAGTAATATGGAGCGCATCGCAGAGCTCGCTCGTGGCTCCCGCATTCCCGCCGGGCTGCTCCGTGCCGTCCGTCGTTGCGGAGACAATGAAGAGTATGTGCGCCGTGTGGGGATTCAGTGGGCAACAGAGCAGTGTCGTGATCTCCTTGACAACCACGTGCGAGGCATCCACTTCTACACCCTAAATCAGTCTTCCGCCACACGTGAAATCTACGCAAATCTGGGAGCTCGTGACTCGAGCGCGTTGGAAACCTGA
- the lepA gene encoding translation elongation factor 4: MDQSHIRNFCIIAHVDHGKSTLADRILEATGAVSPREMQEQLLDTMELERERGITIKMTAVRLYYKAKDGQVYQFNLIDTPGHVDFTYEVSRSLAACEGALLVVDAAQGVEAQTLANVNLAYQNNLEIVPIINKIDLPAADPERVKEEIENVLAIDASEAILASAKTGVGIEQIMEAIVQRIPPPSGDPNAPLRALIFDSKFDTYLGVICYVRVVDGQIKPGQRIRFMSTGKEFEVLEVGTFTPERQPGEMLATGEVGYLAAGIKTIGDARVGDTITDATRPAQEPLPGYRTAKPMVFCGLYPVDGADYTDLRDALAKLQLNDAALSFEPETSAALGFGFRCGFLGLLHMDVVQERLEREFNLNLIATSPSVVYKVYRTDGTVVDVDNPAHMPPPTTIDHIEEPYVAATILTPKEYVGPIMELCRERRGEFVHMEYPAPDRVLLKYDIPLGEILMDFFDQLKSRTRGYASFDYELAGYRESKLVKIDILMNGDPVDALSFITHRDKAYERARQIVEKLKEVVPRQQFEVRIQAAIGGKIIAAESVKPLRKNVTAKCYGGDITRKRKLLEKQKEGKKRMKQVGSIELPQEAFLSVLKIGD, translated from the coding sequence ATGGATCAAAGTCATATTCGTAACTTTTGTATTATTGCGCATGTTGACCACGGCAAATCCACCTTGGCGGATCGCATTCTCGAGGCGACCGGTGCGGTGAGCCCACGAGAGATGCAGGAGCAGTTGCTTGACACCATGGAGTTGGAGCGGGAGCGAGGCATCACCATCAAGATGACCGCGGTCCGGCTGTATTATAAGGCAAAGGATGGGCAGGTTTATCAGTTCAATCTCATTGATACTCCTGGGCATGTGGACTTTACGTATGAAGTTTCACGTTCGCTAGCGGCTTGTGAGGGGGCCTTGCTTGTCGTGGATGCAGCCCAAGGAGTGGAGGCGCAAACTTTGGCGAATGTAAACCTTGCTTATCAAAATAACTTGGAGATCGTGCCCATTATTAATAAGATCGACCTGCCCGCGGCCGATCCAGAGCGTGTGAAAGAGGAGATCGAAAACGTTCTGGCTATAGATGCTTCTGAGGCAATTTTGGCGAGCGCCAAGACCGGAGTGGGGATAGAGCAGATTATGGAGGCGATAGTCCAGCGGATTCCTCCGCCCTCAGGCGACCCTAACGCGCCTCTACGTGCTCTTATTTTCGACAGCAAGTTCGATACTTATCTTGGCGTCATCTGTTATGTGCGCGTTGTGGACGGGCAGATCAAGCCAGGGCAGCGCATACGTTTCATGTCTACTGGCAAGGAGTTTGAGGTTTTGGAGGTAGGGACTTTTACTCCAGAGCGGCAGCCCGGAGAGATGCTGGCAACGGGTGAGGTCGGCTATTTAGCGGCAGGTATTAAGACCATTGGAGATGCTCGCGTCGGGGACACCATAACCGATGCCACACGACCCGCCCAGGAGCCTCTGCCAGGGTATCGAACGGCGAAACCGATGGTTTTCTGTGGGCTTTATCCTGTAGATGGGGCAGACTACACTGACCTGAGAGATGCTCTGGCCAAGCTTCAATTGAACGATGCCGCACTCTCTTTTGAGCCAGAAACTTCTGCAGCGCTTGGTTTTGGATTTCGGTGTGGTTTTTTAGGGTTGCTGCACATGGATGTGGTGCAGGAGCGGTTGGAGCGTGAATTTAACCTTAATCTCATTGCGACCTCCCCGTCGGTAGTTTATAAGGTCTATCGAACGGACGGAACCGTAGTGGATGTAGATAACCCGGCTCATATGCCTCCACCGACGACGATCGATCATATCGAAGAGCCCTATGTCGCGGCCACTATTTTGACGCCGAAGGAGTATGTGGGACCTATTATGGAGTTGTGTCGGGAGCGGCGGGGCGAGTTTGTGCACATGGAGTATCCGGCCCCAGATAGGGTGCTGTTGAAGTACGATATTCCCCTTGGCGAGATTTTGATGGATTTCTTTGACCAGCTCAAATCGCGCACGCGGGGGTATGCGAGTTTCGATTATGAGCTGGCGGGCTATCGCGAATCGAAATTGGTAAAGATTGATATTCTGATGAACGGAGACCCCGTAGATGCCTTATCGTTCATAACGCATCGAGACAAAGCTTACGAGCGCGCACGTCAGATTGTGGAAAAATTAAAGGAGGTCGTGCCGCGCCAGCAGTTTGAGGTGCGCATCCAAGCGGCAATTGGGGGCAAGATCATCGCGGCTGAGTCGGTGAAACCGCTGCGTAAGAACGTGACAGCGAAGTGTTATGGTGGTGACATCACACGAAAGCGCAAACTTCTGGAGAAGCAGAAAGAGGGTAAGAAACGTATGAAGCAGGTGGGCAGCATCGAGTTGCCGCAAGAAGCCTTCTTGAGCGTTCTAAAGATCGGGGATTAG
- a CDS encoding HEAT repeat domain-containing protein has translation MHELAPLLLSEDSRVAIDAAMRLADAGDCSAVPHLVHALRVTVEMQHPGWRERGEVFTEALAKLGDGRALPLLRELEDVRGIGFIPSIRRAILYLEPRSLLLRAGTLPSDPPALLLQPVGRHVEELKTLLHILPKDRGVPYERFSMHFGEEENVSLLSNERAEPPQGD, from the coding sequence GTGCACGAATTGGCCCCTCTATTGCTCTCGGAAGATAGTCGTGTTGCCATTGACGCTGCAATGCGTTTGGCCGATGCGGGGGATTGCAGCGCGGTGCCTCACCTTGTTCATGCGCTGCGAGTCACCGTAGAGATGCAGCATCCAGGCTGGCGGGAACGGGGCGAGGTATTTACTGAGGCGCTGGCCAAGCTAGGCGATGGGCGTGCGCTCCCTCTGCTGCGTGAGCTTGAGGATGTACGCGGTATCGGATTTATACCCTCGATACGGCGAGCTATCCTCTATTTAGAGCCTCGTTCCTTGCTGTTGCGGGCTGGCACCTTGCCCTCCGATCCACCTGCACTTTTGTTACAGCCCGTTGGTAGGCACGTAGAGGAGTTAAAGACGCTTCTTCATATTCTTCCAAAAGACAGAGGCGTGCCATATGAGCGATTCTCAATGCATTTTGGTGAGGAGGAGAACGTTTCTCTGTTATCGAATGAACGGGCAGAACCCCCTCAAGGAGACTAA
- a CDS encoding phytanoyl-CoA dioxygenase family protein, whose product MEWEALLPSAEDVAFYRENGYWLAPCILSDTELETLREHHARVVAGCYETTRSPWSHDPPPGQPIDRIVKIDNSHWADATMAKLALHPLIGAMACRLTGASAIRLWHDQLLLKPPDSGTKGNVGWHQDYHYWQCTDPPELLTAWVALDDVTEENGCMQVVPGSHKWGLLPEGDFFAKDLDALRARIEAVSGRSFRTVSCILPAGALSFHHCLTIHGSGPNRSSRPRRSLVVHLMPEGTRYRAGTPGDGHMNVRLLSGKDGDYFAGPYFPVLYREGTGENSWRVW is encoded by the coding sequence ATGGAATGGGAAGCGCTTTTGCCGTCCGCTGAGGATGTGGCTTTCTACCGTGAGAACGGCTATTGGTTGGCACCGTGTATCCTTTCGGACACGGAGTTGGAGACGTTGCGCGAGCACCATGCGCGTGTGGTAGCAGGGTGCTATGAAACGACGCGTAGCCCTTGGTCTCACGACCCACCACCAGGACAGCCCATTGACCGTATTGTGAAGATAGATAATTCTCACTGGGCTGACGCCACCATGGCCAAGTTGGCGCTACATCCGCTGATTGGGGCGATGGCATGTCGCTTGACAGGTGCTAGTGCCATAAGGCTTTGGCATGACCAGCTCTTGTTAAAGCCCCCGGACAGCGGTACAAAGGGCAACGTGGGATGGCACCAGGACTATCATTATTGGCAGTGCACCGACCCTCCGGAGTTGTTGACAGCTTGGGTAGCTCTTGACGATGTGACCGAGGAGAATGGATGTATGCAAGTGGTTCCGGGTAGTCATAAGTGGGGACTACTGCCGGAAGGTGACTTTTTTGCCAAAGATCTCGATGCATTGCGGGCACGAATTGAGGCGGTAAGTGGTCGGAGTTTTCGTACGGTCTCATGCATTTTACCGGCTGGGGCGCTCAGTTTTCACCACTGTCTAACTATTCACGGCAGCGGCCCGAACCGCAGTTCTCGACCACGCCGTTCTCTTGTGGTGCATCTTATGCCAGAAGGAACGCGGTATCGTGCTGGTACACCCGGCGATGGACATATGAATGTGCGCTTGCTAAGCGGTAAGGATGGCGACTATTTCGCTGGCCCCTACTTTCCGGTGCTCTATCGTGAGGGAACAGGTGAAAACTCTTGGCGTGTTTGGTAA
- a CDS encoding AMP-dependent synthetase/ligase: MQPRSLYTMFQQTVQTYPNANAVGFRSSRNQDYTFWTYQQLDAEVRAFRRGLDALGLRKGDRLALMSHENRVEWAIADLAAQSLGIVTVPIYGTLTATQVAYYLRDSGARMAIVADQKQRQKIQAHRAELPSLEFLVSMTETQADLESAEALAFNEVKALGIRTGKSEAELDALSAQVQPDDLATLIYTSGTTGEPKGAMLTHASLLHTPDAVVEEPIAQLGPGDVFLSFLPLSHITERVGGYYLPLRVGACIVYSLGLMTFIDELQRLVRPTALLCVPRLWEAIYEKVEDTIKKTPPQKRRVAEWALAIARKVARKRYGAEGFQHLDPLLALQYAIAERLVLRKIRERVTGGRLRYCVSGGAPLAPHLAEIFLGLGVPIMEGYGLSEAGVITINRPGQQRIGTVGTRLPHVELKLSQDGEILVRSPGCMKGYYNKPQDTQETIDEEGWLHTGDIGELSADGYLKITDRKKDILVLSNGKKVAPQSIEALLKQSRFIAEAVLFGDQQSLVSALIVPDFERLEAWANETGLPTDNRETLLKSPEVQKLYRNEIDAYTTDLADFEKVRSFQLVPNAFSIEGGELTPTLKVKRRFVAEKYAAFLTAMEKR, translated from the coding sequence ATGCAACCCCGCAGTCTCTACACCATGTTCCAACAGACGGTACAAACCTACCCCAACGCTAACGCAGTAGGATTTCGCTCCTCACGCAACCAGGACTACACTTTTTGGACCTACCAACAGCTCGATGCCGAGGTCCGCGCTTTTCGACGTGGGCTTGACGCCTTAGGACTTCGCAAAGGCGATCGCCTCGCCCTTATGTCCCACGAAAATCGCGTGGAGTGGGCTATTGCCGACCTGGCCGCTCAATCTCTCGGCATTGTTACCGTGCCTATCTACGGCACGCTTACCGCTACCCAGGTGGCCTACTACCTACGGGATTCTGGAGCGCGTATGGCCATCGTGGCTGATCAGAAGCAGCGCCAGAAAATTCAAGCCCATCGTGCCGAATTGCCCTCGCTTGAGTTCTTAGTTAGCATGACAGAGACCCAAGCGGATCTAGAATCGGCAGAAGCTTTAGCCTTTAATGAGGTGAAGGCCCTCGGTATTCGAACGGGGAAGTCGGAGGCTGAACTCGACGCCCTGAGCGCTCAGGTACAACCGGATGATCTGGCAACCCTCATCTATACCTCGGGGACTACCGGAGAGCCAAAAGGTGCCATGCTTACCCACGCCAGCCTCCTTCATACTCCCGATGCTGTCGTAGAAGAGCCGATCGCTCAGCTCGGCCCCGGAGATGTCTTCCTCTCTTTCCTTCCACTCAGCCACATCACTGAACGTGTTGGAGGCTACTACCTTCCTCTCCGAGTCGGCGCTTGCATCGTCTACTCTTTAGGGCTAATGACCTTCATAGATGAACTTCAAAGGCTGGTCCGGCCGACCGCTTTGCTCTGTGTGCCTCGACTTTGGGAGGCCATCTACGAAAAAGTTGAGGATACCATCAAAAAAACCCCGCCCCAAAAACGTCGTGTAGCTGAGTGGGCACTTGCTATCGCGCGAAAGGTAGCTCGTAAACGCTATGGCGCTGAAGGCTTCCAACATCTTGACCCCTTGCTAGCATTGCAGTACGCTATCGCAGAGCGCCTGGTGCTTCGTAAAATTCGAGAGCGGGTAACTGGAGGAAGGCTTCGCTACTGTGTTTCCGGAGGTGCGCCTTTGGCTCCCCACCTCGCTGAAATCTTTCTAGGGCTGGGAGTGCCCATCATGGAGGGCTATGGACTTTCAGAAGCAGGAGTGATCACCATCAATCGTCCTGGTCAACAGCGCATCGGAACGGTGGGCACACGACTCCCTCACGTCGAACTCAAACTCTCTCAAGATGGCGAAATTCTTGTACGTAGCCCTGGTTGTATGAAGGGCTACTATAATAAGCCACAAGATACCCAAGAGACCATTGATGAGGAAGGCTGGCTCCATACTGGCGACATTGGCGAGCTTTCTGCCGATGGCTATCTTAAAATTACCGACCGCAAAAAGGATATCCTTGTACTCAGCAACGGTAAAAAGGTAGCCCCCCAAAGCATAGAAGCTCTGCTAAAGCAAAGCCGCTTTATTGCTGAGGCGGTGCTCTTCGGTGATCAACAATCTCTTGTATCCGCTCTGATTGTGCCAGACTTTGAGAGGCTGGAAGCCTGGGCCAACGAAACAGGCCTCCCTACCGATAATCGTGAAACCTTACTGAAGAGCCCGGAAGTCCAAAAACTCTACCGCAACGAAATAGATGCCTATACCACCGACCTAGCCGACTTTGAGAAAGTGCGTAGCTTTCAACTTGTGCCCAACGCTTTTTCCATCGAAGGAGGAGAACTCACACCCACCCTCAAAGTCAAACGCCGATTTGTGGCAGAAAAATATGCTGCCTTCCTCACCGCGATGGAGAAACGCTAA
- a CDS encoding menaquinone biosynthetic enzyme MqnA/MqnD family protein: MTLRIGSVPYLNAKPLVDWFHSPDCRVDVEIVYAVPSALATMLENGILDVANVSVFEALRNPDLTILPNISISAYGAVKSVRLFAKKPLHKLASVALDSSSLTSSALTRILLAEQFGVHPSFAPHAPDLRTMLVQYDAALIIGDLRLFELLPDTFVYDLGSGWLELTGLPFVYACWIAPQKRVSAQMLSLLQQAKNWGIQHLDQLAIKWSQKMHIPFDRCWDYLHCVMNYDLTDDQLEGLKTFQRKCVEHGLIAQLRPLQIYASP, translated from the coding sequence ATGACGTTGCGAATCGGTAGTGTGCCCTATCTCAATGCGAAACCGCTTGTAGACTGGTTCCATAGCCCAGACTGTCGCGTCGATGTCGAGATCGTCTACGCCGTACCCTCTGCTCTTGCCACGATGCTGGAAAACGGCATCCTAGACGTGGCTAACGTCTCGGTCTTTGAGGCCTTACGCAATCCCGATTTAACGATCCTACCTAACATCTCCATCTCGGCCTACGGTGCTGTTAAAAGCGTTCGACTGTTTGCCAAAAAGCCTCTTCACAAGCTGGCTAGCGTGGCCTTGGATTCCTCCTCACTTACCTCTTCGGCTCTTACCCGCATCCTGCTGGCCGAGCAGTTTGGCGTACACCCGTCCTTTGCTCCCCATGCCCCAGATCTCAGAACCATGTTGGTGCAGTACGATGCCGCCTTAATCATTGGTGACCTTCGCCTCTTCGAGCTGCTACCCGACACCTTCGTCTACGATCTGGGCAGTGGCTGGCTTGAGCTCACAGGACTTCCCTTCGTCTATGCCTGTTGGATCGCTCCCCAAAAACGTGTCTCGGCTCAAATGCTCTCCCTTCTCCAACAGGCAAAGAATTGGGGGATTCAACATCTCGACCAGCTCGCCATCAAGTGGTCTCAAAAGATGCATATCCCCTTCGACCGCTGTTGGGACTATCTGCACTGCGTCATGAATTACGATCTTACCGATGACCAGCTCGAAGGACTAAAAACCTTTCAAAGAAAGTGCGTTGAACATGGACTTATCGCGCAACTCAGGCCACTGCAGATCTATGCTTCTCCATGA
- a CDS encoding GNAT family N-acetyltransferase: MIAEDPWLAERSRLLERIKEAKPIAYPIRKPDAQLCVAIATPEEIPIVYDIMRIAFAEYTGKLDPPSGATLATLQDVQKTIQEGGAVLGRIEKQPVASAQFRVRPDHLYIGRLSVLPTCRGRGIASAVLNYMEYIARLLDRPQLRLGTRLSLPKNIALYRRHGFEIDAIVRPSTGADSIVWMVKSLSS; this comes from the coding sequence ATGATCGCGGAAGACCCCTGGTTGGCGGAGAGGTCACGTCTACTCGAACGCATCAAGGAAGCTAAGCCTATCGCCTACCCTATTCGCAAACCCGACGCTCAACTTTGCGTGGCCATCGCCACCCCAGAAGAGATTCCCATCGTGTACGACATTATGCGTATCGCATTTGCAGAATACACCGGGAAGCTCGATCCTCCTTCCGGTGCCACACTGGCTACTCTGCAGGATGTGCAAAAAACGATACAGGAAGGCGGGGCGGTGCTCGGCCGCATTGAGAAACAGCCAGTCGCTTCTGCCCAATTCCGCGTACGACCCGATCATCTCTATATTGGACGGCTTTCGGTACTCCCTACCTGCCGCGGGCGCGGTATCGCTTCCGCCGTTCTCAATTACATGGAGTATATTGCCCGTCTACTAGACAGACCTCAGCTCCGTCTAGGGACTCGACTTAGCCTGCCGAAAAACATCGCCCTCTATCGCCGACATGGCTTCGAAATTGATGCCATTGTGCGTCCCTCTACAGGCGCCGACTCAATAGTCTGGATGGTAAAATCTCTCTCATCCTAA
- a CDS encoding lipase family protein: MTNINLREAILAGLLTREAEAMPSTDGFNGRKLTINNATFSVIATIYAKELSTDLMQRQNYVPFGFIACSDSHVVIAFRGTETIWEWIHDAEFLTTPYGFVSNAGETDDGFTDVYASLCTNPTAPSQRLVDSIPSLLGDRVSDTSIIVCGHSLGAAVASLFALDAVGNSVLPSCTVVYTFASPYVGNSQFAKTYDAKVPNTFRIVNRLDIVTHLPPRAAFNYSPIGQPYVLTPKDVRVDISCQHHLTTYLHLLSLQVASPTGNAIIPLDPACRLRSSIWQCCMLCLLKAPRG; the protein is encoded by the coding sequence ATGACAAATATCAATCTTCGTGAGGCGATTCTCGCTGGACTACTGACAAGGGAAGCCGAAGCGATGCCGTCTACAGATGGCTTCAATGGCCGTAAGCTAACGATTAACAACGCGACTTTTTCTGTTATCGCCACTATTTATGCGAAAGAGCTCTCTACGGACCTGATGCAAAGACAAAACTACGTCCCATTCGGATTCATAGCGTGTTCTGATTCGCATGTGGTTATTGCGTTTCGAGGTACTGAGACGATTTGGGAGTGGATTCATGATGCTGAGTTTCTTACAACTCCCTATGGCTTTGTGTCCAACGCAGGAGAAACAGACGACGGCTTTACCGATGTCTACGCGTCTCTCTGTACGAATCCCACCGCTCCCTCACAGCGGCTTGTCGATTCTATCCCGTCCCTTTTAGGTGACCGCGTCTCCGACACAAGCATTATCGTCTGCGGCCACAGCTTAGGTGCAGCTGTTGCATCTCTTTTTGCACTCGATGCCGTGGGCAATAGCGTGTTGCCTTCGTGTACTGTGGTCTATACCTTTGCAAGCCCCTATGTAGGTAATTCGCAGTTCGCAAAAACCTATGACGCAAAAGTGCCTAACACCTTCCGCATTGTCAACCGTCTCGACATCGTTACCCATCTCCCACCACGAGCAGCTTTTAACTATTCCCCAATCGGACAACCCTATGTACTGACTCCGAAGGATGTGAGGGTAGATATCTCTTGCCAACATCACCTTACTACTTATCTGCATCTTCTCAGCCTACAAGTTGCTAGCCCAACAGGAAATGCGATTATCCCCTTAGACCCTGCATGCCGCCTGCGCTCCTCCATATGGCAATGCTGCATGCTCTGCCTTCTGAAAGCCCCTCGAGGCTAA
- a CDS encoding type II secretion system protein, with protein sequence MKHHTQHSNKGFTLIELLVVIAIIAILAAILFPVFAQAREKARQAACLSNLRQVGLAVQMYAQDYDENIVHTELGGDIDDAHEYYWGDMLQPYLKNWQMLVCPSASSPLKFKSATGYSEEWSYNYAINDILDSSDACTPNGSGGPDSPACAHIGVAGHPLAAITYPSDTILITDNVPASGDTGEEDVSRGATQNPNDIAHNRHEIGWQLGHRDNRYLQVNGAAQDGYPRHSEGFVYVLTDGHAHWQRRALQNGLYTGGTQDYQWIATRP encoded by the coding sequence ATGAAACACCATACACAACATTCCAATAAAGGATTCACCCTCATAGAGTTGCTTGTCGTGATCGCGATAATAGCGATATTGGCGGCGATTCTTTTCCCGGTCTTTGCTCAAGCCCGCGAGAAGGCTAGGCAAGCAGCCTGCCTTTCTAATCTTCGACAAGTTGGCTTAGCGGTACAAATGTATGCCCAAGACTATGATGAGAATATCGTTCATACCGAACTCGGCGGCGATATAGACGATGCCCACGAGTACTACTGGGGCGACATGCTCCAGCCTTACCTCAAAAACTGGCAGATGCTCGTATGCCCTAGTGCCAGTTCACCCCTGAAGTTCAAATCCGCAACAGGCTATAGCGAAGAGTGGTCGTATAACTATGCGATCAATGACATTCTGGACAGCTCAGATGCCTGCACTCCAAATGGTAGCGGCGGCCCAGATAGTCCCGCCTGTGCTCATATCGGCGTAGCAGGCCATCCTCTCGCCGCAATCACCTACCCATCCGATACCATCCTCATAACCGACAATGTCCCTGCATCCGGTGATACAGGTGAAGAAGATGTCTCGCGCGGGGCTACGCAAAATCCTAACGATATCGCCCATAATCGTCATGAGATCGGTTGGCAACTCGGCCATCGAGACAACCGCTACCTCCAAGTGAACGGTGCTGCTCAAGATGGATACCCGCGTCACTCAGAAGGTTTTGTTTACGTCCTCACAGACGGCCACGCACATTGGCAGCGACGCGCCCTTCAAAATGGTCTCTATACCGGCGGGACACAAGATTATCAGTGGATCGCTACCCGTCCTTAA